A window of Rhipicephalus microplus isolate Deutch F79 chromosome X, USDA_Rmic, whole genome shotgun sequence genomic DNA:
caaaagtcattcacacccgtcagccagaAAGTTCATGATGCGGCAGTGGATGAGGTCAGCACCAATCTTGCGAgatcgaaagagctcgcagtgagagaatttagcagggacgacattgcccttatgtacgacggtatgtggcataaacatggccgcaaaatggcatgactcTGGACTTGGTTTGGATTTTGCAGTCCTgccgaacttcttcctagcttgcacttggcacaaggctctgccagatgtaGCGGAAGTTTGGCAACCGTCTCATGGCCCCGTCTGAGAGCAagatgtctgtgaggagtcggctcgaaaaagccgagagggacaagCTCATGAAGCTGGCGTATTTTAATCgtagtggccactacaagaaagaTATTTCTTATTGGTGTACAAATTTAGTCAAATttaatatctttcataaataaaaactcaattttaacttaaAAACtcttttttctcaaaacacaaattttgccatttttttcaatgtgcccctcctttttcgagCACTtgtagtgctcggatctgcatgaaagtTTTCCTAAATATGGCGAGTgcaatatattttatttaataTATGGCGAGTGGCAATATATTTTAGTGTGAAATAATGCCTTTCTTGTGCACACAATTTTGCTTAGTAATTATTATGCCAGAGCATTTTAAAACACACTCGGTAGTTCATTACAAGCCACAAAATGCTAATATCTAGGTGAAATAATTTTATCTGCATTTTCTTattaacaaaaaaattgatgaaaatTAGGGTGTCATTCTCTTTTGTCTGTTGGCATTCTGTTTTCGAACTATAATAAATATGTTGTGAGACTAGACATATAAACAAGATTTCCGCACTCTATGCACCCCAAAAAAcatctgtgcaaaatttcattgGGATCCAAGAAGTAGAAGAGGCAAAAATTGTGTGCACAAACTTAAAAAATGAGCAAGAACACCAATTTGAGAAAAACTCAAATGAAAGTTTATTTGAACATTGGATGCCGAAATTCTTGCTGAAATTAAATCAAACTTGGTGTAAATGTACTTCAACATGTCTATTACTAGACTTGGAACACTAGAACACTCCTGCTGCATAAGTTTCGCCCTCACGGTTCTTGCGAACAGAGTCCTCGGTACGGGCTCGTTTCACCTGGCTGCGGCGATGGGACTTGGCTTCAGCAGTCAGCTTCACAGACATCTTCCGGATTCTTTGCTGATCACTTTCCAGGCTGAGTCTGACCATCTGCTTTGAAGGAAGGATTCCCAGTTCTTCCAGCACTTTTTCGAAGCTGGAGTGGCCCCTGTTGAACCACAGCGCTGCAATGGCGGTGGCAGTCTCCACTGCAGTGCGTGATGCGAAACGACTCTTCGGACACAACATCCAAATCTTGCCATTCAAGGATTCAGCGGCGTTTTGTGTCTTCCCTTGCAAACAGTGGGCAAGCAGTTTGGCATCTGTCAAACGTTTATAAGTTGGCAGCAGTGCTTTGCCTTGTGCTTTGGTCAGGAGGGGTGTGTGTTCAGGAGCAGGTTCTCCCAGAGCTAGGGCTCTCTTTTGTTTGCACCATGACTCTTTCCCATcggggcaaaacttgtggctgttTGCCTTATTGCTGGAGCACGAATGGAAATAAGAGGCCCAAATTGCACAGAACATGCCTCTTACGCTGCCCCGATTGCTGGTTATTGCGATCTGATAATAGTTCTGCAGCCTTTGAATGGTCTTGTCACTGAGCTTCTGCCCACGGGGCAGTGGTGTTTTCAGCTTTCTAAGCGCAGCACCAAGACGTTTGGCAACATGGTTTGTGCAGTCTTCTTTCGTCACTGCCTTCGACCCATAAACCTGTGCTTCACAGACTGCAGCATATGCCTTGCTGTCGCCGTCGCTCAGAAATGTGGTGAACTGCATGTTATAGGACTGCGTCCTGCTCCAGATGCGTAGTGCAGCTTGTGTTTCCATGGCATGTGATGTGCAGTCCACATTTTTTTCACACACAGGAGAATGGAAGGCCTGCCATACTTCTTCCTCTTCGTTGTCAAGGGCTTTGTGGCTGctacagccttggcagtagtttgCCAACACTTCATGGTCCAGACAGAGGCCAGTGTCCAACGAAATTGCAGTGCCAACaccattgtggctcttgtgcccGCGCTTCTGCCAAGTCCCATCAAACATGACAGCAACATCAGTCTGATCAGTTTGTAGTGCGGTTATTTGTCTTGCTTCTGCTAGGTTGTCTGAGGCTGCTTTGGTGGCAGCAGTGTGCACTTTCTTGGCAATGTTGTAAAATGTCTTATGGTGAAGTGGCTTTGGTAAGCCAAGAATGCCACAAAACCTTGTCAGCTGGTTGTGTCCGACACCAATCGAACGCGCAGCAAGCACTACTTTCACATTGATGGCGAAACTATCGCAAGGGCTTCCACAGCACCGCTCCGCGTCAGACCCTTCACAGCCATTGGCACCAGTGCGTTCTGACGAATACACAGCCGAAACTGCTGCTGCTGGGCACACCCCGTTTGTGCAACggagctctagaagggaagcaagGCCCTTGCGCTTGCTTGCGACCTCCACCACCACAAGTTCGCATTTCCCGCACGTTCCCCACCCGGCACTGCTCATGAGCCGGTCAGCGCTTCAATTTCACAGATAACCACGCCTGCGCTGGTCCGCGGTCAGCAATCTCTTCATCTTGGAACGCTGCCAACCTCTCTGAGGCGCTCAGGAAGTTGAATGGGTTGCTGATAAAATCAGACGCACTTGCCTGGCGCTTGCCTGTCCTGCCCTCCTAGGGATCCACCGCACTTGTGGCTTTTCTTTGCTTCTGTTTTCGCTTCCCCTTGTATGGGCACGTTGTCGGGTACTTGAGGAGGGGAAAGTTACGCTTATTTTCGTCATTCATCACGGAAAACGTAGAGCAGAAAACAACGCTGACTAGACTAGTCCTAAGTGGCGATGCGATGTGAGCGGACACGAAACTGCTGGAGTGGCTCTGACAGCATGGCGGTAGCCAATGGCAGTCTTggtttcacgtcacgtgacagcGGGAGCGCTCGGAAGACGCGTGGAAAAACGTTTTTATTATATTTTCACACGTAAATACGAAACCGACTGACGTAGCTGTCGAAAGAGGAAGGCTTTGTGCAATTTTGGAAGTATCCACAATGGCGGCCGGCGCCCGTGCTTAGAGTAGCGGCAGTTCgaaaaagcgcacaacagtagagtcttccgacccttccgctccctatggcttccacgcatttgcgaagcacgcgctgcacgtgaaatgtccctcgttccgcgatgtcaccccaacagaaaagggggtgacattgctgcgtcgtcaactgtcacaataaccatgcaaacacgaagaggtcgactccaccagtgaaattctaccgacatggtacgaaacaagcagacgacagaaatgtgttaaagcagtgcgccgaaaaaagtatgtaaacaattttttttcataaaaattagcaCGCGCACAATGCATTCAAAATTACGGGTGTTAATTCCTGCGTCATCGTTCCTCTAATCTATTgagttactgggagatgcacgtcccatcttaaaagtataaattTTCAACGCCCATCTTTAGAGCACTGTCAAAAAATAGtgaagaaatattttatgctgctactattattcgatattgttggggacgtagtagttggagctgtgtgcacatgtggtattggtaatgtgttgttatataccgtattttctcgcatataaccCGCCCTCGCATATAACCCGCTCCCCTAACTTTGAACtccccgaaaaaagaaaaaaaatcctcgcgtatAACCCGCATGCTTAgcttaaaaaaaactgttttgggAAGTCACAGTCACAATCTCGTTTACAAAAGAACTTTATTTCGAAGCGATCGCCGCAACGTTGACGGCGCCGATTCCCGTTCCTTCAATCATCGCCCGACTCgccgctgtcgctgctgccaTCCGAGGCTTCGTCGCCGCTCTCGAAGACGCAATCATCTTCGGTGCCATCCAAGCAATTGCTGATGGCGCACTTTTTGAAACTCTTGCGCACCATGTCGGCCGGAATCGCCCCCCACGCATCCACGATCCACTGGCACAGCAGCGCAATGTCTGGCCTCCGCACGCGCCCCGTCGGTGTGAGGGCGTAAAGGCCGTCGGCCATCCACTCGGCATACAGCCGCTTCACGTGCGCCTTGAACGGCTTATTGAGGCACACGTCCAGTGGCTGTAGCATGGAAGTCATGCCACCGGGTATGATCACGAGGTCGGTGCGGTGGTCAGCGAGGCGCGCTTTCACTGCGTCAGTGCAGTGGCCTCGAAACGAGTCCAACACCAGCACCGACCGCCGTGCCAACATGGCGCCCGGCCTCTTCTCCCAGATCGTGCGAAGCCAGTCACAGACGAGGTCACCATTCATCCACGCGTTATCTTCGGTTCGCACAACAATCCCTGGTGGCAGTGGAGTGCTGGGTAGCGTTTTGCGCTTGAAGATTACATACGGGCGCAGTTTGGTACCGTCCGCCAAAGCGCACAACATTACTGTGCAGCGTAGTTTGGTGTTTCCGCCCGTCAGTACGCTTACAGATTTCGAGCCCTTTTTCTGCAGAGTGGTGTCCATGGGCATCTCGAAGTACACGGGCGTTTGATCGGCATTTCCCACCTGGGAGAGCAAGTAGTTGTGCTCCTTCCGCAGCCCGATGACGTAACGTTGATAGCTCAACAGCTTATCCTCGTAGGCGTTGGGAAGCCGCTGGCACATAGTCGTTCGCCGCCGCATCGAAAATCCGTGCCTGGCCATGAATCGCTGGAGCCATCCACGGCTCGCACGAAACTCGCGTGAGATGTTCATCTCGCGGGCCAACCTCAGCGCTTCCATCTGCGCCATCTCCGTTGACACAGCGTGGCCGCGACTCCTCCGCTCCTCAATAAATTTGACAAGCTGCGTCTCAAGAAGGGGGTACGCACCAGTCTTCGGGCCGCGAAATGCTCGCTTCTGCTTGTGTGCACTTTCGAGagaggcctttttttttcgccagtcgCGAATGCAGGACTCGTCGACATCGTGCCTCCTCGCAGCAGCTCTGTTGCCGATTTCTTCCGCAGCAGCTATAATCGCGAGTTTTTCTTTCGCGGTGAAAGATTGTCGCCGAGACCCACTCATGGTGCCTCACCAGACAAAGCTGACCAACGGTGCAAACTGGCCACACCTGACTCTGAGACAGACGCTGTCAAATCGCTGTTGTGACGCTGTTGACCAAATCAAACAAAGCACGCAAAAAGTGAATAAACACGCTACGGACGGGATCTGTCTATGGCCTATGTTGGCTTTTATTGGCTTTGCACCAGACGATGCCGATGGGGATGCGGACTGCACGGCAGGCTATGCATTGCCGTGAAGCCGACTTCTGCTTCCGGATTATTCGCAGATAACCCGCACCCCCACTTTTCAGgcgatttttttcaatttttggtgcgggttatatgcgagaaaatacggtatttttaaatctacgcagcgccgacggaagtgtgGGGTTGCCAAAGGCTTAGACAActatggaaaaaagaaaaaaatgcattagccatTGTTGCACATCCGTTGGCAGATACTgtgaactagttgttactgagtgtgcaggggtaGCCCGAACAACGcggtgcatttttgatacgtgaccaaggtaaaatgcgctcttcccctgcagattagacacacacaaaaaagtttctctgaaagctgggcgctcatcatgatTGTGCGCaagctgttcgtgaactcaaggcacccgcgatgagaacggtgataataCAAGGAAAGACGCGCGAGATAGGTGTCAATTATTGTTGTGGGCCAGAAAGAAGTcccaaatagaccatttatttttgaagtgctgtgtatataccgtaattactcgaatctaacgcgcaccttttttccggttaatagagttcataaatcgcatgcgggttagaatcgagtacgaacaaaacaattacggtcaatctattgccatcggcaagtccaaaatggccgccctctacgtgcgtcggcatggcgcgtcggccatttctgcctatgtgtttcccatgtgcggcacttcgtacgtgtgctgaggagttcgtcatccagtagtgcattagcatcgacggcgtggaagggccgactccaaaaactcgagtgcaccacgatgccgcttttaaaagaaaagtcatcgcgtgtgcagaaacggacggaaatcgggccgcatcgcggtcgttcggagttcccgaaacgtcatgcgggaccggcggaaacaaaagcagaagattgtcgacagcaaagcttcacgcaaaggcttcagtggaccacagcagggtcggtttccgcaaattaaagagctgctcggcgagcatgtgcttgagcagcgagcggcacagcggcccgtgacgacagaactgctccaagtgcgggctatgcaattagtcttagaaaaaggtctaatgcggagccagtttaaagcgagcaggtgctggctaactaactttatgaagaggaaaggcttttctctccgaaggggaacatgcatttgcggaaagttttgcggaggagtacgatgaaaagcttcacagttttcaaaggttcgtcctaaacttgcggcgcaacaacggctacctgcttgggcaaatcggaaaTGCCGATCGCTTGGGCAAATCggaaatgccgatcagacgcctcgttacttcgacatgcctggcaccacaaccgtcgagaagaagggggcgaagcaagttcgcgtgctgacatcggtccacggtaaagctacagtgacggcaatgctctgttacacgtcatgggcacaagcttcacccgtacctcatatttaaatggaagacgctcccgaaaggagtcgttttttcgagtagtgtgatcgtgcgggccagcgagaaaaatgggtgcgcgttgcaatcgttgtcttacgtttttttttttccccgcagtggaaatcgggtgcgcgttacaatcgagggcgcggtagaatcgagtaaatacggtaccgcacgataacttgggtgggtgctagtaaattaaggtatcccaactaatagcagtcacagagcaagaatcgCCTAACCTAAAGCacaagaagcggccttacccatgcatccagtaacaaacatagtgcatagtacacagagtaaaccaaataaaacaggtatataattatgaacgtgcagaaagttttattcacctctaacgtcgtaaacaacgtcgtctttcacttgcgaaacgcacttcactctgacgaggacggcgtcgtctgctacaacttgcttcgctgcccttttaccaaattgctgccacgaaaaaaaaaaaaaaaatctcaattgCGGCACCCTGTTAAATGCAGACAGAGCGCATACATCATAACTGCGCGCGACGCGAGACTCAAAAACACGTGGAAAACGCGTGCAGCAtgcgagcaaagcaacgcgttttcaagcaggttgaatgggacagcggagaggccaacactcgagtaaccagttttttCCCCACATTCACTGAgagcgccacgctccgcagcgcctccctcggcgtgggtctcctctataGAAGTGCGGTGTGTGTGGTGGGCATGGCagcacgagggggggggggggcaaagcaaATGGAGAAACTGCATTGAAGTGCATTTTTTTCACCCTGAATGTTTCACGGAGATGCAAAGATATATAAAGATTATGTGAAAGTGGGAATGATTCCTGTTTCGTAGACAGCTGCCGTGCACGTTACTGATGACTGCGCAAGCACCGTCAAAACGTGGTATGCCGATCTCAACTATGGAAACACTGGGAACATCTCGCATGCAATGAAAAGAAAGCATTTGAAGAATGATGACTACACTCATGGTGGCTTCTAGCATCATTACTGTACTGATTTACACCATTACCTTACTGTACCGATTTACACCATTACCTGTTCAATATATATGCTGTTCAATATATAGTCCCTaaactttttcttgttttctcaaAACATTTTCAATCAAGTCCATGGCCATTGCGACTGTATCTTTTTTGATCTATAGCGGAACTTCGATTGTACGACTTTCAGGGGACCACGCAAAATCGTCGTATAATCCCGGCGTTGTATAATCGAAAAACCAAGAATATAGGCACTGATGGTCGTTGTTGCCCCACTACAGTTGTCACATAATGCGTGAGAAAGTCCGGGGCACAAATCTACGCTGCTCCGATGAAGGTAGATTAAATTACTTGAAAAAATGACAACCACGCATTTATCGGGGGTGTGAACAAATCGTTATTCTCACCTTTTAAAAAATTCTGAGAGTTTGCCCAGCCACGATGCATCAGCTTTCTTTTGAGAGCTGCGACATCTGGCAGCAAGTCGCCGATCTCGTCGCGTGCGCAAGTAAACCGCCGAATGTTGTCGACGTAGCACAACACGTCCGCGTACGTCGGAACAGACGCACTAGCCTCTGCAGTGTTATCCATCTCTTCCTCGTCGGAAGTTCCCGCAGTGTCAGGATGCACAGTTTCGATAATGTCATCCAGCGACACTGCACTGCACACTGCAACGTCGTCGTCGGCACCAACATAGCCTGCGAAGGATCCAGGCAGCTCCAGGTTGCCGAACTCTAGTTCGTCGTCAAGAGGCACTGCAGCTTCACTAGTAGAACAAGCACCACTTctattaagggggcagactgctctttgggaccaaaaagtgacaaaaaaattcatttttaaaaattgacatatttggtttctgcaagtatttttctatctctctgcaaattttcacgcaccaggaagtagtaatttttttgtaatgtgattttaactgtccagattcttggtgctgttgacatgcagaacctgcaaaaaatagggaaccgactttgaggcttctttataatttgccagcacctttGTCTAGAGCTCTCCTACTAATTTATGAGCGCCTtcatgaggattgcaaaacatgcacaccatgattgttgctttttaaagaaactgtgtgttttcagttttttccatttttctcaaaaaagtaaatttgtgactattcaattttgaggcctcaatatctctgcagcttgggcaggtacaacaataattctctttgcagtggaaagctgtatgtgtgtagaatgcaagtatgggagcagaatttagagcacatgccTTTTTAATTAACTACTAATCAGtattgtaacacaattccaactgcttttgaaaatgtatatttcattttgctgcaaaataaccaataaaggcctaaaaacaaaaacctcttccatactttcactgtatagtcattagtctatgttggcatatcctaaatatcacttttaattaggCACTTTTTcttctatggtggccttaaacaatagggggcgAACTTAATTTATCTCAGGAACAAAGTGaattacaggaaaactaattaaatatttgaaatcagcagaaaaaactgcatcaccatgtgcagttttatcaagatcactgaagaaataaacaaaaaatgtctaaaaccagtctgcccccttaaagcCGCAGAGCCTGAAGCAGTTGACAATGGTTTGTGGCGTAATTGCGTCCCATGCACTAGCAATGTAGTGCATTGCCTCAAGCACAGAAAGCTTCTTATCCAACTGCTTGCGTTCCATGCCCGCCAGCCGACGCTGCACCAGAAACTTCCGATATTTCTGCTTCATGCACTGGACGACGCCGGCGTCAAGTGGCTGCAGCTGGCTAGTGCATTTGGGGGACAGAAATGTAACTTTCACATTTCTCAAACTAACTTTCACATTTTTCAAATGCGACGTATCTAATGGATGGCATGGTGCATTGTCAAGCAGAAGAAgaatctttctgtttttttttttgcccccatTTTTGAGTCCAGCTGCTGCAGATATGTTGACAACATAGCAGCAGTCATCCAGGCTTTCCGGTTGAACATGTACTTGCACGGCAGCCTTTTCAAATTCTTGAAGCATCGCGGCTTCGCAAACTTGCCGATCACGAGGGCAGGAAGCTTTTCTGAGCCGTCTTCATTAGTTCAAAGCAATACAGTAAGACGCTATTTGCTTTGCTTAACCCTGTGACAGCTCTCTCCTTTGGATGTTAATGTCTTCTCTGGCTGCATATTATAAAATAATCCAGTTTCGTCCGCGTTGAACACGTCGGACGGCTTGTATTGCCGTATCAATTTTGGCAGCAATGCAGTTCACTTTTCGACAGTGTCGGAGCTGACTGATGAGCTATCTCCACAGCAGCGGCTGTACACAACTCTACTGCTTTTTTTAAAGCGATCCAACCAGCCATTGGAGGCTTTAAAGTCATCAATGCCGCAGTGCAAAGCAACTGTCTCCGCCTTCTCCTTCAAAATTGCGCCATCCACGGCAATTCCTTAACTGCGGGCCTCACGCAACCACTCAACGAGGGCCGTCTCCATGGCAGCATATTTGCCATCTTTCGCGGCCTTCCTGTTCTGGCCGAACTTTGCCGCATTTAGTAGGATACTGTCCTTCTTTGCGAGGATTGTTTTCAGTGACGACTCCGGAACGTTCAGGTCGCGAGCAATGCTGGCCTTTGTTGCCCAGCTCCGCCTCCTCGATTATGCGGAGCTTTTCTCCAAGCGTCAGCGGTTCCCGGTTCTGCGACATCGCGAGATGAACACTCGCAACCAAGTATTCGAAAGCTTCCTCGCACACCAATGTCCGAATACAGAAAATTTTGCACGTAGACGCAGCAGCTGCGGCGCACAACCCACCAATGAGGCAAACACGTGAAGGAATGGCTGAAAAGCAACAAGGCAGTAGGCCAGTTCGATTTTTGCAAGCGCGTACGGCTGCGCAAGTTTCGATCAATCGCGAGGGGCTAAAACTCCCCAGCCCTCTGGTAGCTAGACAGACAACAGCTAGTTCCGATTCCCGCGGCTGTCCCAAACAGACAGGCTCAACAATCGCCGTTCAACACGTCCGGTACAACGACGCGAAATCTAGTGAAAGTTATCGCATATTAAAAAACGAGCTCGAAATTATCTGCCATGTTGCCTGCTCACAGCTGTCATTACAAAACCAcccaaaagaaggaaaaaaaaaaaaacaaaacaaaaaaggccCCAACGGAAGTGTGCAGTGCAATGCGACTAAGCAAAACGAATGCGCTCCGGCTGGCTTTGGACAACGTTGGCTGTGGCTAGCTATGGCCGACAGCGTGTCGAAAAACTGAAGAGGTCctgtggtggcagcggtggcagcGCGGATAGTGTGCTAGAACATGCGGAGGAACGAACTCGGTTCCTCGGTTTCTCGACTTTTTTTTATCCGGCCGTGGTGTGCTTGCGTGGTAACCTGCATGCGTCATCGTAGGTGTTTTTTTCTCGAACAGTCAAGCTAAGCGTCGTACGAGGCGAGGCCGGCCTAAAATTGCATCGTAGAATTGAGGTTTTCAATACATTAGTTCTATGTTGGTTTTGCCGGGACCAAGCCAATTCGTCGTAAAATGCGGGTCGCCGGACCGGGGGACatataatcgaagttccactgtagTTGATGGATTCTGATAATTGTTGCAGAATTTGAAAGCTGATACATTTATGAGTGCAGCAAAACCAGAACATTATGATAATTTTGTCAAGAACAGTGACTTACTGATATAATTAAGTAACAGTTTCAGATTTCTGACGAGTCTACTTGTCAAGGCCATAACTCTTGAACCAATGAAGCTGAAAATAAAATTATGGTTTCCTTGCACACTGTTCTTTACAGAACACTGCCATATCAAATTTTCAGCAATCTTTTATGAGAAAGCTGTCAACACAGTGGGCAGTATGTAAGTTTATGGAACAGTCAATATTTTAAAATCTGGAACTGACAGCTCAAAACTAATTTCATATTTGTTGCAAAGTTCATTGGACATATCAATTATAGAcggattattcacatcacgggtTTCCATCTATATTCGGATGCCTAGAGAGACTTATCACAAGGCAATGAAAATGAAAACAAGGCAATGAAAAAAGAGTCTATGAGCACACATGTCTCATgaaaaaccatgcaatgcttcaccgcatggcatgaGCAATGAAGTAGCACTTTGGTTCAGATTTTCTTTGTGTATGTGAATAGAAACGTTTTGTACATTAATTATTTTTATACTGTTGCTGGGTGATCTATTTACAAactgtatattctgaattttctttgttttgaatatttttgcctatatagtgctttttttttctggcaggccagaagagaaaactggcacaagtttttatcagggataaattcatatacacaagaggccaaagtctgggacatggttcgtagggtagcaggaagacaagtacactcactcccactcgtaaacacacagggtgacagcctggaagatcaggcgaacttcctcggtgcacactacgagcaagtttctagctcggcacactatactgaagttttccaaagatataaagcaagaatAGAACAGCAAAAACTAGAACACAAGTGTGCCAACTACGAGGCAttcaaccaacctttcaacttataGCATAGctgcaaacatcactaaactcctgcagtaattctgccatCTCATACATGACCGTGTCATGTATGagatgttgaaaaacctgccgctcaaaacgcgaaaaactttactttccttatacaatgctatctggctttctggcaccatccctgctttctggaaagagactattgttatccctattttgaaacagggcaaggacccttcctcagtttcaagttataggcccattgcactaaccagctgcctttgtaaactttttgaaaaaatgataaaccgccgacttttacatttccttgaaacacacaatctgctcgaccagttccagtgtgggtttcgagagggtagatccaccaccgaccatttggtgcgtatcgaggcacagatccgagacgcttttgtccacaaacaatacttcctctcagtgtttctcgatatcgagaaggcttacgacacaacatggcgttttgggatattaagagacttgtctcacctgggtgtgcgtggtagaatgctttccataatcgagagttacttgtccattCGGAAATttcgcgtccgtgtgggcagtactctctcccaaacatttgtgcaagaaacgggagtaccgcaaggtcgtgtacttagttgtacactttttgttattaaaatgaattccttgcacctgtccatcccccgtaacatgttctattccacatatgtcgatgacgtccagcttggcattaagtcatgcaacctagcaatgtgtgagcggcaggttcagttaggtttaaacaaggtctccaaatgggcagaggaaaacggatttcggctgaacccagaaaa
This region includes:
- the LOC142777120 gene encoding uncharacterized protein LOC142777120, which produces METQAALRIWSRTQSYNMQFTTFLSDGDSKAYAAVCEAQVYGSKAVTKEDCTNHVAKRLGAALRKLKTPLPRGQKLSDKTIQRLQNYYQIAITSNRGSVRGMFCAIWASYFHSCSSNKANSHKFCPDGKESWCKQKRALALGEPAPEHTPLLTKAQGKALLPTYKRLTDAKLLAHCLQGKTQNAAESLNGKIWMLCPKSRFASRTAVETATAIAALWFNRGHSSFEKVLEELGILPSKQMVRLSLESDQQRIRKMSVKLTAEAKSHRRSQVKRARTEDSVRKNREGETYAAGVF